In one window of Gouania willdenowi chromosome 8, fGouWil2.1, whole genome shotgun sequence DNA:
- the pglyrp6 gene encoding peptidoglycan recognition protein 6 → MEGSSWTFTLSLLLLLLWVSMSTQALLTLHMKDFISAVKQVEGEDPGSEPLVVLKKLRRAASLNDTFTQHFLPNVDSAGAELNSSLSDYIHKAVHHRVTEDFTEEGVVLTPDGTSVALGELLMGMEAGFLSNTGTPKELLHLTLGRNLALTLEQNISASNRFGPDGCWDSITTPQVFTLSDPPSMLTTAQVNGGMDGTLLGMEVSNKSRKNVKLSSLLTEYYCHQLKGKGMDEAPLLISQRRKDNFRRLVLPSRLSRTTVESEELQRRLAGGSTMDEMEKGQMMGRIEEGMNEFIHMYMDCPPIIPRCQWGAKPYKGTPTNLSLPLNFLYIHHTYIPGQPCLTFEQCSANMRSMQRFHQEERGWDDIGYSFVAGSDGFLYEGRGWLWRGAHTLGQNSRGYGVSFIGDYTSQLPSQHAMGLVRHQLTSCAVGGGRLVGNFTLQGHRQVVATACPGNALYSEITGWEHFGV, encoded by the exons ATGGAGGGAAGTAGCTGGACATTCACCCTCtcactactgctgctgctgttgtggGTCAGCATGTCCACACAAG CTTTGCTGACCCTGCACATGAAGGACTTCATCAGTGCAGTGAAGCAGGTTGAAGGTGAGGATCCTGGATCAGAGCCGCTTGTTGTCTTGAAGAAGTTAAGGCGAGCGGCGAGCCTCAATGACACCTTCACTCAGCATTTCCTCCCAAATGTTGACTCTGCTGGTGCAGAACTAAACTCCAGCCTCTCTGACTACATCCACAAGGCTGTGCATCACAGGGTGACGGAGGACTTCACTGAAGAAGGAGTGGTCCTGACTCCTGACGGCACCAGCGTGGCCCTCGGAGAGCTCCTGATGGGTATGGAGGCTGGTTTCCTCTCCAACACAGGCACTCCCAAAGAACTGCTCCATCTCACCCTGGGGAGAAATCTGGCTCTCACATTGGAGCAGAACATCTCGGCCTCAAACCGTTTTGGACCTGATGGCTGCTGGGACAGCATCACAACCCCGCAAGTCTTCACTCTATCAGATCCACCTTCCATGCTCACCACTGCTCAGGTTAACGGAGGTATGGATGGCACCCTGTTAGGGATGGAGGTCTCGAACAAATCCAGGAAAAATGTGAAGCTCAGCAGCCTGCTGACAGAGTACTACTGTCATCAGCTGAAGGGCAAAGGCATGGATGAGGCCCCGCTGCTGATCAGCCAGCGTCGCAAGGACAACTTCAGGAGGCTGGTGCTTCCATCCAGGCTCAGCAGGACGACAGTGGAGTCAGAGGAGCTGCAGAGAAGACTAGCAGGAGGCTCCACGATGGATGAGATGGAGAAGGGACAGATGATGGGAAGGATAGAGGAAGGGATGAACGAGTTCATCCACATGTATATGG ATTGTCCACCCATCATTCCTCGTTGTCAGTGGGGGGCAAAACCGTACAAAGGGACGCCCACTAACCTCTCCCTACCGCTGAACTTCCTGTACATCCACCACACTTACATTCCAGGTCAGCCCTGTCTCACCTTCGAGCAGTGTTCTGCCAACATGCGCTCCATGCAGCGCTTCCACCAAGAGGAGAGAGGATGGGATGACATCGGATACAG CTTTGTAGCGGGTTCTGATGGTTTCCTGTACGAGGGGCGGGGCTGGCTGTGGCGTGGAGCCCACACTCTGGGACAGAACTCCAGAGGCTACGGCGTGTCCTTCATCGGGGACTACACGTCCCAGCTGCCGTCCCAGCACGCCATGGGCCTGGTCAGACATCAGCTGACCTCCTGCGCCGTGGGTGGAGGTCGGCTGGTGGGGAACTTCACCCTGCAGGGACACAGGCAGGTGGTGGCCACCGCCTGTCCCGGAAACGCCCTCTACAGTGAAATCACTGGCTGGGAGCACTTTGGTGTGTGA